Proteins co-encoded in one Corynebacterium tuberculostearicum genomic window:
- a CDS encoding TetR/AcrR family transcriptional regulator, whose protein sequence is MYELDGASVRVGILEAALDIAGTRGEPAVTFGEVANSLQCPLSDIEAEFSSSSEILEAMPDFLDWRLTNYMEKVVDRLPEGAGAAEILKALGEGYFFYCQEQPELYDYLFERYPALDDVQVCNMAKGTHTGNSGADFVVNVLKQLAQEQGAVVGEDIALGDIGRIALAIWSIIHGLSHLSTKGVVRFQHSVIRIANLRQTVQLVLEAIIDWFATKDIPERRPIMYSAREIVERAMGQWEDRPLVAPQSVESLEFEKAKDLIIETALQVAAREGVGRSFFKQVAQELNTTTDFLNSVIDNDFALREYAEERVTLEMAEMFEKAIGSLPADTAIVDRLHIVASVYFNFSLRHTERFCAVIGLANGSIVPHGGDGSPHEGMTENFAIMMKLLREFVMEAGIQPTDQLVYLSALAMWAGADGVSHLCALGDFREYEDDLKWGLFSQVLTSSFFAVAYGLQLVDKNLP, encoded by the coding sequence ATGTATGAGCTGGATGGCGCTTCCGTGCGAGTAGGGATTTTGGAAGCGGCCTTAGATATTGCTGGGACGCGGGGTGAGCCTGCAGTAACATTTGGGGAAGTCGCAAATTCCTTGCAGTGTCCGCTCTCAGATATTGAGGCAGAGTTCTCTTCCAGTTCAGAGATTCTTGAGGCGATGCCCGATTTTCTGGATTGGCGTTTAACCAATTACATGGAAAAAGTGGTGGACCGCCTTCCTGAAGGTGCGGGTGCCGCAGAGATTTTGAAGGCCTTGGGTGAAGGGTACTTCTTCTATTGCCAGGAACAGCCAGAGCTTTATGACTATCTCTTTGAGAGATACCCGGCCTTGGACGATGTTCAGGTATGCAATATGGCCAAAGGTACGCATACTGGAAACTCGGGCGCAGATTTCGTAGTGAATGTGCTGAAGCAACTGGCTCAAGAACAGGGCGCCGTTGTAGGGGAAGATATTGCCCTTGGTGATATCGGCCGCATTGCTCTTGCCATCTGGTCAATTATTCACGGCCTTAGCCATCTCAGTACCAAGGGTGTGGTCCGTTTCCAGCATTCGGTAATTCGCATTGCCAACCTGAGGCAGACTGTCCAGCTGGTGTTGGAAGCGATTATTGATTGGTTTGCCACCAAAGATATTCCAGAGCGTCGGCCAATTATGTATTCCGCACGCGAGATTGTGGAGCGGGCAATGGGGCAGTGGGAAGATCGTCCACTCGTTGCCCCTCAGAGCGTTGAGTCCTTGGAATTTGAAAAGGCCAAGGATCTAATTATTGAAACGGCGCTTCAAGTGGCGGCACGGGAGGGGGTTGGCCGTTCCTTCTTCAAACAAGTAGCTCAAGAGTTGAATACCACTACGGATTTTCTCAACTCCGTGATCGACAATGACTTCGCGCTGCGGGAGTATGCCGAAGAGCGAGTGACCCTGGAAATGGCCGAGATGTTTGAAAAGGCAATCGGTTCTTTGCCGGCGGATACCGCTATCGTGGATCGTCTTCATATCGTGGCCTCTGTATATTTCAATTTTTCGCTCCGTCATACTGAACGGTTCTGTGCGGTTATCGGCCTAGCTAATGGGTCGATCGTTCCGCATGGCGGTGACGGCAGCCCGCATGAAGGCATGACGGAAAATTTTGCCATCATGATGAAGCTATTGCGCGAATTCGTTATGGAGGCAGGAATTCAGCCGACAGATCAGTTGGTTTACTTGAGTGCCTTGGCTATGTGGGCGGGCGCTGACGGTGTATCCCATCTGTGCGCTTTGGGAGACTTCAGGGAGTACGAGGATGACTTGAAGTGGGGTCTCTTCTCCCAGGTATTGACCTCGTCCTTCTTTGCGGTGGCGTATGGTCTCCAGCTGGTGGACAAAAATCTGCCATAG
- the dnaJ gene encoding molecular chaperone DnaJ has product MSAKPEWADKDYYADLGVSSSAEQNEIKRAYRKLARENHPDTHPDDPAAAERFKKVAEAYDVLSDASERKEYDQFKAMLRNGGGFGRMGGAGFPGGFRSTRMGGQGAQEFDLSDLFGGSAGGAAQGGGVGDIFGSVFNRGGGAGHSAKPSRGADVETEITLDFREAAKGITIPLALSGNAPCTTCHGSGSASGKTSTCGTCNGSGYTSENRGAFGFSAPCKDCDGTGRRITDPCKDCHGTGTVHRTRNITVRIPAGVIDGQKVRLAGQGEAGPNGTPAGDLFVAVTVKPDKVFTREGDDLHVTVPVSFTELALGDTITVPTLDNPVRVKIPAGTPDGRTLRVRGRGIAKRGGTSGDLLVSVQVTVPTKLDAAASSALRTYAQAEKDSGFNPRAGWAGTENA; this is encoded by the coding sequence GTGAGCGCTAAACCCGAATGGGCAGACAAGGATTATTATGCGGATCTGGGGGTCTCCTCGTCCGCAGAACAGAACGAAATCAAGCGTGCTTACCGCAAACTAGCCCGCGAAAACCACCCCGATACCCACCCGGATGACCCCGCAGCAGCGGAAAGGTTCAAAAAGGTTGCGGAAGCCTATGACGTGCTTTCCGACGCCTCTGAGCGCAAGGAATACGACCAGTTCAAGGCAATGCTGCGCAATGGTGGTGGCTTCGGACGGATGGGAGGCGCCGGGTTTCCCGGCGGGTTTCGATCCACGCGCATGGGTGGACAAGGTGCGCAAGAATTCGACCTCTCGGACCTCTTCGGGGGATCCGCTGGAGGAGCGGCTCAAGGCGGCGGTGTTGGGGATATCTTCGGTAGCGTTTTCAACCGCGGCGGTGGTGCTGGCCACTCAGCTAAACCGTCGCGGGGGGCCGACGTCGAAACGGAAATAACCCTTGACTTCCGCGAGGCCGCTAAGGGAATAACCATCCCTTTGGCGCTGAGCGGCAACGCACCGTGCACCACGTGCCACGGCTCAGGGTCTGCTTCCGGTAAAACCTCCACCTGCGGCACGTGCAATGGCTCGGGCTATACGTCTGAAAACCGCGGTGCCTTTGGATTTTCCGCTCCATGCAAGGATTGCGACGGCACTGGCCGCCGTATTACGGACCCGTGTAAGGATTGCCACGGTACCGGCACGGTTCACCGCACCCGCAATATCACCGTTCGCATCCCGGCCGGTGTTATCGATGGCCAAAAGGTACGCCTCGCCGGCCAGGGTGAAGCAGGCCCCAACGGCACCCCGGCCGGAGACCTGTTTGTTGCAGTGACCGTCAAGCCGGACAAGGTCTTTACTCGCGAAGGCGATGACCTCCATGTCACCGTTCCGGTTTCCTTCACGGAGCTCGCTTTGGGCGATACAATCACGGTTCCTACCTTGGATAACCCGGTTCGCGTGAAGATTCCGGCCGGCACGCCGGATGGGCGCACGCTGCGGGTGCGTGGAAGGGGCATCGCCAAGCGCGGTGGCACTTCTGGTGACCTGCTGGTTAGCGTTCAGGTCACCGTGCCCACCAAGCTCGATGCCGCTGCTTCCAGCGCTCTGCGCACCTATGCTCAAGCGGAAAAGGACTCCGGTTTCAACCCGCGTGCGGGGTGGGCCGGCACCGAGAATGCTTAA
- a CDS encoding 2-polyprenylphenol hydroxylase, whose amino-acid sequence MWELGEHFRNYADEYRDAVHEHFFNAVPESRQVFALSMHDTHTSLTPALAWVLEHTEAGEPLLADVSAKLTQLARDHRRHGFPAEIYTQFEHALVAGLRVLALTQYQYDFARDVIHQVCEAMAKAARGADAAGEAPAYSAQVVAVDHPTRDTAVIRVEAGLAVPYQPGQHFPVTTQYLPGQWRMLTPAQPADGTGQLIFHISSAGEASRSLAHAQPGDWWTLGQPSGGISANDSGPGESVIIAYSTGWATARCVALAALKENSRQVPRIFAVAGSPGAHYDTYFQQNLAALGVPVRRIVREENDPWLLNARELAPGADYVVSGEPTDVVVNEVELSTGTPPRFLLVGPAEEVAEGEERLVQRGVGKQQIDVLSWGRDGRWQPEDYAALS is encoded by the coding sequence ATGTGGGAATTGGGCGAGCATTTTCGAAACTACGCAGACGAGTACCGCGATGCGGTGCACGAGCATTTCTTTAACGCGGTGCCCGAATCCCGGCAGGTCTTTGCCCTGTCCATGCACGATACCCATACCTCCTTGACACCTGCGCTGGCGTGGGTGCTTGAGCACACGGAGGCGGGGGAGCCCCTGCTTGCCGACGTCTCTGCAAAACTCACCCAGCTCGCCCGCGATCACCGCCGGCATGGGTTCCCGGCCGAAATCTATACCCAGTTTGAACACGCCCTCGTCGCAGGCCTGCGGGTACTGGCGCTGACGCAGTATCAGTACGACTTCGCACGCGACGTCATCCACCAGGTATGCGAGGCGATGGCTAAGGCCGCCCGAGGGGCAGACGCGGCCGGCGAGGCGCCAGCCTACTCGGCACAAGTTGTAGCCGTAGACCACCCCACCCGGGATACCGCAGTCATCCGCGTGGAGGCCGGCCTTGCCGTACCCTATCAGCCAGGCCAGCACTTTCCCGTAACCACGCAGTACTTGCCCGGCCAATGGCGGATGCTAACCCCCGCGCAGCCTGCCGACGGGACCGGTCAGCTGATCTTCCACATCTCCTCTGCAGGCGAGGCTTCTCGTTCCCTCGCCCACGCGCAGCCCGGCGATTGGTGGACCCTGGGCCAGCCCAGCGGTGGCATCAGCGCCAATGACTCAGGGCCGGGCGAGTCAGTGATCATTGCTTATAGCACCGGTTGGGCTACAGCACGGTGCGTGGCGCTCGCCGCGCTGAAGGAGAATAGCCGCCAGGTGCCGCGCATCTTTGCCGTGGCGGGCAGCCCCGGCGCACACTACGACACTTACTTTCAGCAGAACCTGGCAGCACTTGGCGTACCGGTGCGCCGCATCGTGCGGGAAGAAAATGATCCGTGGTTGCTCAATGCCCGCGAGTTGGCGCCCGGCGCCGACTACGTGGTCTCCGGGGAACCGACCGATGTAGTAGTCAACGAGGTGGAGTTATCCACAGGCACTCCCCCACGTTTTTTGCTCGTCGGACCGGCCGAGGAAGTCGCGGAAGGTGAGGAAAGGTTGGTTCAAAGGGGCGTCGGCAAGCAGCAGATCGACGTCCTTAGTTGGGGCCGCGACGGACGCTGGCAGCCGGAAGACTATGCGGCGCTTTCCTAA
- a CDS encoding alpha/beta hydrolase produces the protein MALKNGASTLHSEHAELRFRVIDAHQDWIDLSLIGPAGEAARTSLAGYTDWLAQPLHQMEQVATTLELHASLQARREELEDRIIAFLGQVDERNGAAASAAGLLLNQVRALGDSLDWLCSQEIDALCTPAGVAPPVRLEDFSDLPVDTVHEINLAHASEHVSQLAAQNPDMRVLETSDGRLVAMVDPGSFRTTPASLTTFVEGVHSSDPETWQRAVDRGRNLAKASGGPAVVWLGYQAPSSLPRAVHASPARTASQELARFQRSLGRRYPQAKRTVVGYSYGSVVTGHAAKQERIAEDVVLVGSPGTGAGHASELHGRIWATTNANDPIAIATGPHGGIHGPDPTIDTFGATLLPGADGLPGDHGSYWEDPRFLRGLGQVARAN, from the coding sequence GTGGCTTTAAAAAATGGTGCCAGTACGTTGCACAGCGAACACGCTGAACTGCGCTTTCGTGTTATAGATGCGCACCAGGATTGGATCGACCTATCACTGATTGGACCCGCTGGCGAGGCCGCGCGCACCAGTTTGGCGGGCTACACGGACTGGCTCGCACAACCACTGCACCAGATGGAGCAGGTTGCCACCACCCTTGAACTCCACGCCAGCCTGCAGGCCCGCCGCGAGGAACTCGAGGACCGCATCATCGCATTTCTAGGACAAGTGGATGAGCGCAATGGCGCCGCGGCCAGCGCCGCAGGGCTCTTGTTGAATCAAGTGCGGGCGCTGGGCGATTCCCTCGACTGGCTCTGCTCCCAAGAAATCGATGCCCTATGTACGCCTGCCGGGGTGGCCCCACCCGTTCGCTTGGAAGACTTCTCCGATCTTCCAGTGGATACCGTCCACGAGATTAATCTTGCCCACGCCAGCGAGCACGTATCTCAGCTAGCCGCGCAGAACCCAGATATGCGAGTGCTAGAAACTAGCGACGGACGGCTCGTAGCCATGGTGGACCCTGGCAGCTTTAGGACTACGCCGGCATCACTTACCACCTTCGTAGAAGGAGTTCACTCCTCCGATCCAGAAACCTGGCAGCGTGCGGTAGACCGCGGCCGCAATCTAGCCAAGGCCAGCGGCGGGCCCGCGGTCGTGTGGTTGGGCTACCAGGCACCCTCCTCCCTGCCCCGTGCGGTTCACGCCTCTCCCGCGCGAACTGCCAGTCAAGAACTCGCCCGGTTTCAGCGCTCGCTCGGTAGACGCTATCCACAGGCCAAGCGCACAGTAGTGGGATACTCCTATGGTTCTGTCGTCACCGGGCATGCCGCAAAGCAGGAAAGGATTGCTGAGGACGTAGTGCTCGTCGGCAGTCCCGGCACCGGCGCTGGCCACGCCTCAGAACTGCATGGCCGCATCTGGGCAACCACAAACGCCAACGACCCCATCGCAATCGCGACGGGGCCTCACGGCGGCATCCATGGCCCCGATCCCACCATTGATACCTTTGGCGCTACTCTCCTTCCCGGTGCGGATGGCCTCCCTGGCGATCATGGCTCCTATTGGGAGGACCCGCGGTTCTTGCGTGGCCTAGGCCAAGTGGCACGCGCGAACTAG
- a CDS encoding carbon-nitrogen hydrolase family protein has translation MKVAAVQLTSTSNVTENQELALAKIREAAGNGARLIVLPEATSQNFRSGRLDEQAQTLEGPFVTALRELAEELEVTVVAGMFCPADTVERDGKTINRVTNTALIAGPGVLGGYDKIHTYDAFDYHESDTVLAGESLVAFDVDDLVVGVATCYDIRFPEQFKELASQGAQLIVVPTSWADGPGKLEQWRLLTAARALDSTSYIVAAGQSRPGGDAEAGNPSGPTGIGHSTIVDPNGVRVAEAGYADDILYAEIDPNEVAKTRRALPVVTAAD, from the coding sequence ATGAAGGTAGCAGCAGTGCAGTTAACGTCCACCAGCAATGTCACCGAAAACCAGGAACTGGCCCTCGCCAAGATCCGTGAGGCGGCCGGAAACGGAGCACGGCTCATCGTGCTGCCGGAGGCTACGTCGCAAAACTTTCGCTCTGGGCGCCTTGATGAGCAAGCGCAGACGCTCGAAGGCCCGTTCGTCACCGCGCTCCGGGAACTTGCAGAGGAACTTGAGGTCACCGTCGTGGCAGGCATGTTCTGCCCAGCCGATACCGTGGAACGCGATGGGAAGACCATAAATCGCGTGACCAATACGGCGCTCATTGCGGGTCCCGGCGTGCTGGGCGGCTACGACAAGATCCACACCTACGATGCCTTTGACTACCACGAATCAGATACGGTCTTGGCCGGCGAATCATTGGTGGCCTTTGACGTAGATGACCTCGTAGTAGGCGTGGCTACCTGCTATGACATCCGCTTTCCAGAGCAGTTCAAGGAGCTTGCCAGCCAGGGCGCGCAGCTCATCGTGGTGCCTACCAGTTGGGCGGACGGCCCCGGCAAGCTGGAGCAGTGGCGCCTGCTCACGGCCGCGCGTGCCTTGGACTCCACTAGCTATATCGTTGCAGCCGGCCAATCGCGCCCGGGCGGCGATGCGGAGGCGGGCAATCCTTCCGGCCCGACGGGCATTGGCCATTCCACCATCGTCGATCCGAATGGCGTGCGCGTTGCCGAGGCCGGCTACGCGGATGACATCCTTTATGCCGAGATCGATCCGAATGAGGTAGCGAAAACCCGCCGCGCCCTGCCGGTCGTGACCGCTGCGGATTAG
- a CDS encoding heat shock protein transcriptional repressor HspR: MSTGKAEDSGTAVYVISVAAELSGMHAQTLRTYDRMGLVSPARTRGGGRRYSDRDIELLRKIQALSQDDGVNLAGIKSIIELTEERDRLEAERDALAEEVRALREQAAGRRSQRSGELVHVPRSTSVVMWSPRTARERKRSRGRGYGQD; this comes from the coding sequence ATGAGCACTGGAAAGGCAGAAGATTCCGGCACCGCGGTCTACGTCATTTCCGTAGCGGCGGAGCTATCTGGGATGCACGCCCAAACCCTGCGAACCTATGACCGCATGGGGTTGGTCTCCCCGGCTCGTACCCGTGGTGGCGGCCGCCGCTACTCCGACCGGGACATCGAGCTATTGCGCAAGATCCAGGCGCTGTCCCAAGACGATGGCGTCAATCTTGCCGGAATCAAGTCCATCATCGAGTTGACCGAGGAACGCGATCGGCTCGAGGCCGAGCGCGACGCTTTAGCTGAAGAGGTCCGGGCCCTGCGAGAGCAGGCCGCCGGCCGTCGCTCCCAGCGCAGTGGTGAGCTTGTCCATGTCCCACGGTCCACCTCCGTGGTGATGTGGAGCCCACGCACCGCGCGTGAGCGCAAGCGCTCCCGCGGCCGTGGATATGGCCAAGACTAA
- a CDS encoding IS481 family transposase, protein MNSPNRNMAIVRAVREQKRSPSKVAKQFGISRQRVYQILNAFDAGGAKAVAPKSRAPHTHPQAVPDKLRAEIVTIRRQLTRHGLDAGPETIAFHLERDGKRSPSTSTIRRILAKEGLIIPEPKKKPKSSFIRFEAAMPNECWQADITHIFLADGTRVDVLDFLDDHSRYLLSITAASSFTGPQVAAELTRLITTYGPPASTLTDNGLVFTARLAGRKGGRNAFEKVLSTYKIQQKNGRPGHPQTQGKIERFHQTLKKWITARPPAKTIGELQEQLDEFRDYYNIHRPHRALGRRSPHHSYTTGPKASPGDNPKQEWRTRNDIVWDNGKVTVRYAGKLFHLGIGRAFKRQKVLMVIADNHVITSLAETGEVITEHYIDTARDYQRPYWKQGDPPQATK, encoded by the coding sequence ATGAACAGTCCTAACCGCAATATGGCCATTGTCCGAGCAGTCCGTGAGCAAAAGCGCAGCCCGTCAAAGGTAGCTAAGCAATTTGGTATTTCCCGGCAGCGCGTCTATCAAATCCTCAACGCTTTCGACGCCGGCGGTGCCAAGGCTGTCGCGCCGAAATCACGTGCCCCACACACCCATCCACAGGCCGTGCCAGATAAGTTGCGGGCAGAAATTGTTACTATCCGTCGTCAACTAACGCGTCATGGGCTTGATGCAGGACCCGAGACTATTGCTTTTCACCTTGAAAGAGACGGAAAACGCAGCCCGTCTACGTCTACGATTCGACGCATCTTGGCCAAAGAGGGACTTATCATCCCGGAGCCGAAAAAGAAGCCTAAAAGCTCATTTATCCGCTTTGAAGCAGCCATGCCCAATGAATGCTGGCAGGCAGACATCACCCATATCTTCCTAGCCGATGGCACCAGGGTTGACGTCCTAGATTTCCTCGATGACCACTCGCGCTACCTTTTATCGATTACCGCTGCCAGCTCTTTTACAGGCCCACAAGTAGCTGCTGAGCTTACTCGATTGATAACAACCTATGGTCCGCCAGCATCGACGCTTACAGATAACGGGTTAGTCTTTACTGCCCGCTTAGCTGGGCGTAAAGGCGGACGAAATGCTTTTGAAAAAGTCTTGAGTACGTACAAAATTCAGCAGAAAAACGGCCGCCCAGGCCACCCGCAAACGCAAGGGAAAATTGAGAGATTCCACCAAACACTCAAAAAATGGATCACTGCCAGACCACCCGCGAAAACTATAGGTGAACTGCAAGAACAACTAGATGAATTTCGCGACTACTACAACATTCACCGCCCTCACCGAGCGCTTGGCAGGCGCAGCCCGCACCACAGCTACACGACAGGACCCAAAGCCAGCCCAGGTGATAACCCAAAGCAAGAATGGCGCACCAGAAACGACATTGTCTGGGACAACGGCAAAGTCACTGTGCGCTACGCTGGCAAGCTTTTCCACTTAGGCATCGGTAGAGCCTTTAAGCGACAAAAAGTCCTCATGGTCATAGCCGACAATCACGTCATCACATCACTAGCCGAAACCGGCGAAGTGATCACCGAGCACTACATCGACACAGCCCGCGACTATCAAAGGCCCTACTGGAAACAAGGAGACCCGCCCCAAGCCACGAAATAA
- a CDS encoding sodium/glutamate symporter, protein MEDFSAYTLMLDVGWISLLMVIGNVLRHQVKFIFQDLLLPAPITAGLIGLLVGPNVLGWINFSDNLGDYTSILIAVVFASMAYSMEVGGNMGKGARNMWGYSTMMFTGQWGLFIVLGLFLFAPLFDTPHWFGMMLPVGFTGGFGTAAAVGGALEGVGADTASSLGFTSATVGTLAAITGGVVAGNWGIRKGKVSHVPKELPEELRRGYIKNIDDRPSLGRATTNPSSIEPLALHFGFTILTVMTAYGINQGLSSIWENVSVPLFAMSMLVGLFFRALMNFVGAEDYLDKDSISSISGAATDYLIAFGVAAIVPSAIASYWQALLLLFILGTIFCSFFLLWFPAEFFGERWIERGIFGWGWATATVATGIAILKIVDPKLKSGTLSEYGMAYIGFGPFEISWTIIAPMAVMYGFTGLFGAISLAISIGIYIAFKAMHLMPPRGTIFQEGIGHVGQKQS, encoded by the coding sequence ATGGAAGATTTTTCCGCTTATACGCTCATGTTGGATGTGGGCTGGATTTCCTTGCTCATGGTCATCGGCAACGTTCTGCGCCACCAGGTGAAGTTCATCTTCCAGGACCTGCTGCTGCCTGCCCCCATTACCGCCGGCCTCATCGGCCTTCTGGTCGGCCCGAATGTGCTGGGTTGGATCAATTTCTCCGATAACTTGGGAGACTACACCTCCATCCTCATCGCGGTGGTCTTTGCATCTATGGCCTACTCCATGGAAGTCGGTGGAAACATGGGCAAGGGCGCGCGCAATATGTGGGGCTATTCCACCATGATGTTTACCGGCCAGTGGGGCCTATTCATCGTGCTGGGCCTCTTCCTCTTTGCGCCGCTTTTCGATACCCCGCACTGGTTCGGCATGATGCTGCCCGTCGGCTTTACCGGTGGCTTTGGTACCGCCGCGGCTGTGGGCGGCGCGTTAGAAGGTGTGGGTGCTGATACCGCGTCCTCGCTGGGCTTTACCTCTGCGACCGTCGGTACGCTAGCCGCCATCACCGGCGGTGTGGTCGCCGGCAACTGGGGCATCCGCAAAGGCAAGGTTTCCCACGTTCCCAAGGAACTGCCAGAAGAACTTCGCCGCGGCTATATCAAGAACATCGATGACCGCCCCTCCCTCGGCCGCGCCACTACTAACCCATCCTCCATTGAGCCACTGGCACTGCACTTTGGCTTCACCATCTTGACCGTGATGACTGCCTATGGCATCAATCAAGGTTTGAGCAGTATCTGGGAAAACGTCTCCGTGCCGCTTTTTGCCATGTCCATGCTGGTGGGCCTTTTCTTCCGTGCACTCATGAACTTCGTTGGCGCTGAGGACTACCTAGACAAGGACTCCATTTCCTCCATCTCCGGCGCGGCTACGGACTACCTCATTGCCTTCGGCGTGGCTGCCATCGTTCCGTCCGCCATTGCTTCTTATTGGCAGGCGCTCCTCCTGCTGTTCATCTTGGGCACCATCTTTTGTTCTTTCTTCCTCCTCTGGTTCCCGGCCGAGTTCTTTGGCGAGCGCTGGATCGAGCGCGGTATCTTTGGCTGGGGCTGGGCTACCGCTACCGTGGCAACCGGCATCGCCATCCTCAAGATCGTGGATCCTAAACTAAAATCCGGCACCCTGTCCGAATACGGCATGGCCTATATCGGCTTCGGTCCGTTTGAAATCTCGTGGACCATCATCGCGCCCATGGCCGTCATGTACGGATTCACCGGCCTCTTTGGTGCCATTTCCCTGGCCATTTCCATCGGCATCTACATTGCGTTCAAAGCCATGCACCTCATGCCGCCGCGCGGCACCATCTTCCAAGAAGGCATCGGCCACGTAGGACAAAAGCAGTCTTAG
- the exaC gene encoding acetaldehyde dehydrogenase ExaC yields the protein MTLYAAPGTEDSIVDYRERYDNYIGGQWVAPVDGEYMDNISPVNGEVFCQVARGKEADINLAIDAAEKAFENFGKTTPAERALLLHRIADRIEENLEKIAVAETWENGKAVRETLAADIPLAVDHFRYFAGAIRAQEGRLSQLNQDTVAYHYHEPLGVVGQIIPWNFPLLMAAWKIAPALAAGNCIVMKPAEQTPASILLLIDIIGDLLPDGVLNIVNGLGDEAGAALSGSDRIAKIAFTGSTPVGKIINKAAADKVIPVTLELGGKSPSLFFKDIMDEDDSYLEKCVEDFVMFALNQGEVCTCPSRALVHEDIADKFLELAVERVKKIKIGHPLDTETMMGAQASQEQMDKIKQYLEIGPQEGAETLVGGHVNKVEGLEKGYYIEPTVFKGSNDMRIFQEEIFGPVLSVATFKDYDEAIAIANATNFGLGAGVWSRSQNICYRAGRDIQAGRVWVNHYHDYPAHSAFGGYKESGLGRENHLMMLGHYQETKNV from the coding sequence ATGACCCTGTATGCAGCCCCGGGAACCGAAGACTCCATCGTTGACTACCGCGAACGCTATGACAACTACATCGGCGGCCAATGGGTGGCGCCCGTCGATGGTGAATACATGGACAACATCAGTCCGGTAAACGGCGAGGTATTTTGCCAGGTAGCTCGCGGCAAAGAAGCCGATATCAACTTGGCTATCGATGCCGCGGAAAAGGCCTTCGAAAACTTCGGTAAAACCACCCCGGCCGAGCGTGCGTTGCTCCTGCATCGCATCGCGGACCGCATCGAGGAAAACCTGGAAAAGATTGCGGTCGCGGAAACTTGGGAGAATGGCAAGGCCGTACGCGAAACTCTGGCCGCTGATATTCCGCTGGCTGTGGATCACTTCCGCTACTTCGCTGGCGCCATCCGCGCCCAAGAAGGCCGCCTGTCCCAGCTCAACCAGGATACCGTGGCTTATCACTACCATGAGCCGCTCGGCGTCGTAGGCCAGATTATCCCGTGGAATTTCCCGTTGCTCATGGCCGCCTGGAAGATTGCGCCAGCGCTGGCTGCTGGAAACTGCATTGTTATGAAGCCGGCTGAGCAAACCCCAGCATCCATCCTGTTGCTCATCGATATCATCGGTGATCTTCTTCCTGACGGCGTGCTTAATATCGTCAATGGCCTGGGAGATGAAGCCGGTGCGGCACTATCCGGTTCGGACCGCATTGCCAAAATCGCCTTCACCGGCTCTACCCCGGTGGGCAAGATCATCAACAAGGCTGCCGCTGACAAGGTCATCCCCGTTACCTTGGAGCTGGGTGGTAAATCCCCGTCCCTCTTCTTCAAAGACATCATGGATGAAGACGACTCCTACCTGGAAAAGTGCGTAGAGGACTTTGTCATGTTTGCCCTTAACCAAGGCGAGGTCTGCACGTGTCCATCGCGCGCGCTGGTGCACGAAGACATTGCGGATAAGTTCTTGGAACTGGCCGTTGAGCGCGTCAAGAAGATTAAGATTGGACACCCGCTTGATACGGAAACCATGATGGGTGCGCAGGCCTCCCAGGAGCAGATGGACAAGATCAAGCAGTACCTGGAGATTGGTCCGCAAGAAGGTGCGGAGACTCTTGTTGGCGGCCACGTGAACAAGGTGGAAGGTCTAGAAAAGGGCTACTACATTGAGCCCACCGTGTTTAAGGGAAGTAACGACATGCGCATCTTCCAAGAAGAGATCTTCGGCCCAGTGCTCTCCGTAGCTACGTTTAAGGACTATGACGAGGCGATCGCAATCGCTAACGCCACCAACTTCGGCCTTGGTGCCGGCGTATGGTCGCGCAGCCAAAACATCTGCTACCGCGCAGGCCGCGATATCCAGGCCGGCCGCGTGTGGGTCAATCACTACCATGACTACCCAGCGCACAGCGCCTTTGGTGGCTACAAGGAATCTGGCCTTGGCCGTGAGAACCACTTGATGATGCTGGGCCACTATCAGGAGACTAAGAATGTCTGA